The following coding sequences are from one Luteolibacter yonseiensis window:
- a CDS encoding bactofilin family protein, whose amino-acid sequence MANPTNVLSSGIEIIGSIRFSNDMIIDGKIDGEISSDKGRVTIGENAIIKGDVTAGEVKVYGKVEGKITSQRCELKDKSRINGDIKSKVFSMEEGAQLSGRTDIGG is encoded by the coding sequence ATGGCCAATCCGACAAACGTGCTCTCCAGCGGAATCGAAATCATCGGTTCCATCCGCTTCTCCAACGACATGATCATCGACGGAAAGATCGATGGCGAAATCTCCTCGGACAAAGGCCGTGTCACCATCGGTGAGAACGCCATCATCAAGGGCGACGTGACCGCCGGAGAGGTCAAGGTTTACGGCAAGGTCGAAGGCAAGATCACCTCCCAACGCTGCGAACTCAAGGACAAGTCCCGCATCAACGGCGACATCAAGTCCAAGGTCTTCTCGATGGAGGAAGGTGCCCAGCTTTCCGGCCGCACCGATATCGGAGGCTGA